One genomic segment of Mastomys coucha isolate ucsf_1 unplaced genomic scaffold, UCSF_Mcou_1 pScaffold22, whole genome shotgun sequence includes these proteins:
- the Rell1 gene encoding RELT-like protein 1 isoform X2 produces the protein MENSRVAQERQLLHHVCYNTGSRTLHSRAETTPSSPTNNPGNGHPEYIAYVLVPVFFVMGLLGVFICHLLKKKGYRCTTEAEQEVEEEKVEKIELNDSINENSDTVGQIVHYIMKNEANADILKAMVADNSVGDVESPVTPSTPGSPPVSPGPLSPGATPGKHVCGHHLHTVGGVVERDVCQRCRHKRWHFIKPTNKTKEGRPRRQGEVTVLSVGRFRVTKVEHKSNQKERRSLMSVSGIESVNGDVPVTPVKRERSDTE, from the exons ACAACACTGGTAGCCGCACGTTACACTCCCGAGCAGAGACCACTCCATCGTCACCCACCAACAACCCTGGGAATGGACACCCGGAATACATCGCGTATGTGCTCGTCCCTGTGTTCTTCGTCATGGGTCTCCTTGGTGTCTTCATCTGCCACTTACTTAAGAAGAAAGGCTATCGGTGTACAACAGAGGCGGAACAAGAAGTTGAAGAGGAAAAGGTGGAAAAGATAG AGTTGAATGACAGTATAAATGAGAACAGCGACACCGTCGGGCAGATTGTCCACTACATTATGAAAAATGAAG cGAATGCAGATATCTTGAAAGCTATGGTAGCTGATAACAGCGTGGGAGATGTTGAAAG CCCTGTCACTCCTAGCACGCCAGGGAGCCCACCTGTGAGTCCTGGACCCCTGTCACCAGGAGCCACCCCAGGGAAGCATGTCTGCGGTCACCATCTGCACACAGTGGGAGGTGTCGTTGAACGGGACGTGTGCCAGCGATGCAGGCACAAGCGATGGCATTTCATAAAACCCACCAACAAGACCAAAGAGGGCCGGCCGCGGCGACAAGGGGAGGTCACCGTCCTCTCTGTGGGCAG GTTCAGAGTCACGAAAGTGGAACACAAGTCAAACCAGAAGGAGCGCAGAAGTTTGATGTCTGTCAGTGGGATTGAGAGCGTCAACGGGGATGTGCCTGTCACACCTGTGAAGAGGGAGCGAAGTGACACGGAGTAG
- the Rell1 gene encoding RELT-like protein 1 isoform X3: MDNTGSRTLHSRAETTPSSPTNNPGNGHPEYIAYVLVPVFFVMGLLGVFICHLLKKKGYRCTTEAEQEVEEEKVEKIELNDSINENSDTVGQIVHYIMKNEANADILKAMVADNSVGDVESPVTPSTPGSPPVSPGPLSPGATPGKHVCGHHLHTVGGVVERDVCQRCRHKRWHFIKPTNKTKEGRPRRQGEVTVLSVGRFRVTKVEHKSNQKERRSLMSVSGIESVNGDVPVTPVKRERSDTE; the protein is encoded by the exons ACAACACTGGTAGCCGCACGTTACACTCCCGAGCAGAGACCACTCCATCGTCACCCACCAACAACCCTGGGAATGGACACCCGGAATACATCGCGTATGTGCTCGTCCCTGTGTTCTTCGTCATGGGTCTCCTTGGTGTCTTCATCTGCCACTTACTTAAGAAGAAAGGCTATCGGTGTACAACAGAGGCGGAACAAGAAGTTGAAGAGGAAAAGGTGGAAAAGATAG AGTTGAATGACAGTATAAATGAGAACAGCGACACCGTCGGGCAGATTGTCCACTACATTATGAAAAATGAAG cGAATGCAGATATCTTGAAAGCTATGGTAGCTGATAACAGCGTGGGAGATGTTGAAAG CCCTGTCACTCCTAGCACGCCAGGGAGCCCACCTGTGAGTCCTGGACCCCTGTCACCAGGAGCCACCCCAGGGAAGCATGTCTGCGGTCACCATCTGCACACAGTGGGAGGTGTCGTTGAACGGGACGTGTGCCAGCGATGCAGGCACAAGCGATGGCATTTCATAAAACCCACCAACAAGACCAAAGAGGGCCGGCCGCGGCGACAAGGGGAGGTCACCGTCCTCTCTGTGGGCAG GTTCAGAGTCACGAAAGTGGAACACAAGTCAAACCAGAAGGAGCGCAGAAGTTTGATGTCTGTCAGTGGGATTGAGAGCGTCAACGGGGATGTGCCTGTCACACCTGTGAAGAGGGAGCGAAGTGACACGGAGTAG